A region from the Mucilaginibacter sp. CSA2-8R genome encodes:
- a CDS encoding DUF4961 domain-containing protein → MMTRIHISRQRFIKYFSLALILFVLANCTATIDSIIQPLSAKVNDVISVKLNTTFQADATSDPQTIIVGILAPKSWKLGQGGNTAVTISSVKGDGTLSLMPSSNIAAGAVNGENWATRFKNRFGIGPNYIDDMEWVVFRTDARYVGNGGERIATVFNIKMKVGVDNKNTTVKLGYVICNETNGVNPGDENVYWNVKYTDCMSVTGGKGDLVDFCNPALTILTPAKVLDNEYVSILFDNTIISTKLTGSDNTYLCATAHTTDNQDIVVCSQDDKTKMIKVADNKYSITLWPKGYFKVPDGKTLASIDYYITDKTGAIKVGYANTNTPFKLTFTCE, encoded by the coding sequence ATGATGACACGTATACATATCAGCAGGCAGCGATTTATAAAATATTTTTCATTAGCTCTAATTTTGTTTGTATTAGCTAATTGTACTGCTACAATTGATAGTATTATCCAACCGCTGTCGGCCAAGGTAAATGACGTTATTTCGGTTAAGCTTAATACGACATTCCAGGCTGATGCAACTTCTGATCCGCAAACAATTATTGTAGGCATTTTGGCTCCTAAGAGCTGGAAATTGGGCCAGGGCGGCAACACTGCCGTTACCATTTCCTCTGTTAAGGGCGACGGTACTTTGTCATTAATGCCATCAAGCAATATTGCTGCTGGTGCTGTAAACGGCGAAAACTGGGCTACCCGATTCAAAAACAGATTTGGTATTGGCCCAAATTACATTGACGATATGGAATGGGTAGTTTTTAGAACTGACGCAAGGTACGTTGGTAATGGAGGAGAACGAATTGCTACTGTATTTAATATAAAAATGAAAGTAGGTGTGGACAATAAAAATACCACAGTGAAGTTAGGCTACGTAATTTGTAACGAAACTAATGGTGTGAATCCAGGAGACGAAAACGTATACTGGAACGTGAAATACACCGATTGTATGTCGGTTACCGGAGGCAAAGGCGATCTGGTTGATTTTTGTAATCCGGCACTAACCATATTAACGCCTGCCAAGGTATTGGATAACGAGTATGTAAGTATTCTGTTCGACAATACCATCATCTCCACCAAACTTACAGGGTCAGACAATACTTACCTGTGCGCTACAGCACACACTACTGATAATCAGGATATTGTAGTGTGCTCTCAGGATGATAAAACAAAAATGATTAAGGTTGCCGATAACAAGTATAGCATTACACTATGGCCTAAAGGGTACTTCAAGGTTCCGGATGGTAAAACGCTGGCCAGTATTGATTACTATATCACTGATAAAACAGGCGCTATCAAAGTAGGCTACGCTAATACCAACACTCCGTTTAAGCTCACTTTCACCTGCGAATAA